Proteins co-encoded in one Salvia splendens isolate huo1 chromosome 4, SspV2, whole genome shotgun sequence genomic window:
- the LOC121801054 gene encoding uncharacterized protein LOC121801054 produces MSQIAQAVGQIHQSGQFPSTTVPNPKDCKTIYLRSGTSYECPPMPEVEANEVPEEKEEEEIEVESPLMQSKVQPEAIVSPKPREVKIPFPQVVQKKKLDEKFVKFLEIFKRVHLNIPLIEALQQMPGYLKFLKEIMSKKKRLVDYETVNLTENYSAIIQQKMPAKMKDPGSFNISCVIGNDRQTKALCDLGASINLMPLSFFRKLKFGVLKPTTITLQMADKSVKFPNGLLESVLVRVNDFIFPVDFVVLDMKEDSNVPLILGRPFLVTGKALIDVTKGELTLRHGNKTVILSILEKMKRQEVEEAKRVEEVPLKVEDCKMIQVTHVKGKDDDVEKPLEESCKGSVIGEDVKATW; encoded by the coding sequence ATGAGTCAGATTGCCCAAGCGGTGGGACAAATACACCAATCGGGGCAATTCCCAAGTACTACTGTTCCAAATCCGAAAGACTGCAAGACAATCTACTTAAGGAGTGGGACAAGCTATGAGTGTCCTCCTATGCCCGAGGTGGAAGCTAATGAAGTGCccgaagagaaagaagaagaggagattgAGGTGGAATCACCTCTTATGCAATCCAAGGTTCAACCCGAGGCAATTGTTTCTCCCAAACCAAGAGAGGTCAAAATTCCTTTTCCTCAAGTGGTGCAAAAGAAGAAGTTGGATGAGAAGTTTGTCAAGTTCCTTGAGATCTTCAAGAGAGTGCACCTCAACATACCTCTTATTGAGGCTCTCCAACAAATGCCCGGCTACCTCAAGTTTTTGAAAGAGATTATGTCCAAGAAGAAGAGGTTGGTTGATTATGAAACCGTGAATTTGACCGAGAATTATAGTGCAATCATCCAACAAAAGATGCCGGCAAAGATGAAAGATCCAGGGAGTTTCAACATTTCTTGTGTGATCGGGAATGATAGGCAAACTAAGGCCTTGTGTGACTTAGGGGCAAGCATAAATCTCATGCCTTTAAGCTTCTTCCGGAAGTTGAAGTTTGGTGTCTTGAAGCCAACTACCATTACCCTCCAAATGGCGGACAAGTCCGTCAAATTCCCCAATGGACTCCTTGAGAGTGTATTGGTAAGGGTGAATGATTTCATCTTCCCCGTGGACTTTGTTGTTTTGGACATGAAGGAGGATTCAAATGTCCCCCTCATCCTTGGAAGACCATTCCTTGTAACCGGGAAAGCTCTAATTGACGTCACTAAGGGAGAACTCACCCTTAGGCATGGAAACAAGACGGTCATTCTCTCTATTTTGGAAAAGATGAAACGCCAAGAAGTGGAAGAGGCCAAGAGAGTGGAAGAGGTGCCCTTGAAAGTTGAAGATTGCAAGATGATACAAGTGACACATGTGAAGGGTAAGGATGATGATGTGGAGAAACCTCTAGAGGAGAGTTGTAAAGGAAGTGTTATTGGGGAAGATGTGAAGGCCACTTGGTAG